In the genome of Streptococcus oralis, one region contains:
- the purN gene encoding phosphoribosylglycinamide formyltransferase, with translation MKKIAVFASGNGSNFQVIAEEFPVEFVFSDHRDAYVLERADKLGVLSYAFELKEFENKADYEAALVELLEEHQIDLVCLAGYMKIVGPTLLASYEGRIINIHPAYLPEFPGAHGIEDAWNAGVAESGVTIHWVDSGVDTGKVIKQVRVPRLADDTIERFEARIHEAEYKLYPEVLDSLGVARK, from the coding sequence ATGAAAAAAATAGCGGTTTTTGCCTCTGGTAATGGCTCAAATTTTCAGGTGATTGCCGAAGAGTTTCCGGTGGAATTTGTCTTTTCAGACCATCGTGACGCCTATGTGCTGGAACGTGCAGACAAGCTCGGCGTCCTGTCCTATGCTTTTGAACTCAAGGAGTTTGAGAACAAGGCGGACTACGAAGCAGCTCTTGTCGAACTCTTGGAAGAACATCAGATTGACTTGGTTTGCCTCGCCGGCTACATGAAAATCGTTGGGCCCACCTTGCTAGCTTCCTACGAAGGTCGTATCATAAACATTCACCCAGCCTACCTGCCAGAATTTCCAGGAGCTCATGGGATAGAGGATGCTTGGAATGCCGGGGTTGCTGAGAGTGGCGTTACCATTCACTGGGTGGACTCTGGTGTGGATACAGGCAAGGTCATCAAACAAGTCCGTGTGCCACGTCTAGCTGATGATACTATCGAAAGATTTGAAGCTCGCATTCATGAAGCGGAGTATAAGTTGTATCCAGAGGTGCTGGATAGCTTGGGAGTTGCACGAAAATAA
- the purF gene encoding amidophosphoribosyltransferase → MTYEVKSLNEECGVFGIWGHPDAAKLTYFGLHSLQHRGQEGAGILSNDQGQLKRHRDMGLLSEVFRNPANLDKLTGTSAIGHVRYATAGEASVDNIQPFLFRFHDMQFGLAHNGNLTNAESLKKELEQRGAIFSSTSDSEILAHLIRRSHNPNLMGKIKEALSLVKGGFAYILLFEDKLIAALDPNGFRPLSIGKMTNGAVVVSSETCAFEVIGAEWIRDLKPGEIVIIDDKGIQYDSYTDDTQLAICSMEYIYFARPDSNIHGVNVHTARKRMGAQLAREFKHEADIVVGVPNSSLSAAMGFAEESGLPNEMGLIKNQYTQRTFIQPTQELREQGVRMKLSAVSGVVKGKRVVMIDDSIVRGTTSRRIVQLLKEAGASEVHVAIGSPALAYPCFYGIDIQTRQELIAANHTVEETRQIIGADSLTYLSVEGLIDSIGIETDAPNGGLCVAYFDGDYPTPLYDYEEEYRRSLEEKTSFYK, encoded by the coding sequence ATGACATACGAAGTAAAATCTCTTAATGAAGAATGTGGTGTTTTCGGTATCTGGGGACATCCAGATGCTGCTAAATTAACCTATTTTGGTCTCCACAGTCTTCAGCACCGTGGTCAGGAGGGGGCAGGAATCCTCTCCAATGATCAGGGGCAATTGAAGCGTCATCGTGACATGGGGCTTTTATCAGAAGTGTTCAGAAACCCAGCTAATTTGGATAAACTGACTGGAACGAGCGCGATTGGGCATGTTCGTTACGCGACTGCTGGCGAAGCTTCTGTGGACAACATCCAGCCCTTCCTCTTTCGCTTTCATGATATGCAGTTTGGACTTGCTCATAACGGAAACTTGACCAATGCCGAATCGCTCAAGAAAGAATTGGAACAAAGAGGAGCAATTTTCAGTTCAACTTCGGACTCGGAAATCTTGGCCCACCTCATTCGTCGGAGTCACAATCCGAACTTGATGGGCAAAATCAAAGAGGCGCTCAGCCTTGTAAAAGGTGGATTTGCTTATATCCTGCTGTTTGAGGACAAGTTGATTGCGGCGCTTGATCCTAATGGCTTCCGTCCGCTTTCGATTGGGAAAATGACCAACGGAGCGGTAGTGGTTTCCTCCGAAACCTGTGCTTTTGAAGTTATTGGTGCTGAGTGGATTCGAGATTTGAAGCCTGGAGAGATTGTGATCATTGATGATAAGGGCATCCAGTATGATAGCTATACAGATGATACACAGTTGGCGATTTGCTCTATGGAGTATATCTATTTTGCTCGCCCCGATTCCAATATCCACGGTGTCAATGTCCATACAGCTCGCAAACGTATGGGAGCTCAATTGGCGCGTGAATTTAAGCATGAAGCGGATATAGTGGTCGGTGTGCCAAATTCATCACTCAGCGCAGCCATGGGATTTGCGGAAGAGTCTGGTCTGCCAAATGAAATGGGGCTGATTAAAAACCAATACACGCAACGAACCTTTATCCAACCGACTCAAGAATTGCGGGAGCAAGGGGTACGGATGAAACTGTCTGCCGTTTCGGGTGTTGTCAAAGGCAAACGTGTGGTCATGATTGATGATTCCATTGTTCGTGGGACAACCTCTCGCCGTATCGTTCAGCTTTTGAAAGAAGCGGGTGCTTCTGAGGTTCACGTTGCTATTGGAAGTCCTGCGCTAGCTTATCCATGTTTCTACGGGATTGATATCCAGACTCGTCAGGAGCTGATTGCTGCCAATCATACGGTCGAAGAAACTCGCCAAATCATTGGTGCGGATAGCCTGACCTATCTTTCTGTTGAAGGTTTGATTGATTCGATTGGTATTGAAACAGATGCTCCGAACGGTGGTCTCTGTGTCGCTTACTTTGACGGCGACTACCCAACTCCTCTCTACGACTATGAGGAAGAATATCGTAGAAGTTTGGAAGAAAAGACCAGTTTTTACAAATAG
- the purM gene encoding phosphoribosylformylglycinamidine cyclo-ligase, which produces MTNKNAYAQSGVDVEAGYEVVERIKKHVARTERAGVMGALGGFGGMFDLSKTGVKEPVLISGTDGVGTKLMLAIKYDKHDTIGQDCVAMCVNDIIAAGAEPLYFLDYVATGKNEPAKLEQVVAGVAEGCVQAGAALIGGETAEMPGMYGEDDYDLAGFAVGVAEKSQIIDGSKVAEGDVLLGLASSGIHSNGYSLVRRVFADYTGEEVLPELEGKKLKEVLLEPTRIYVKAVLPLIKEELVNGIAHITGGGFIENVPRMFADDLAAEIEEDKVPVLPIFKALEKYGQIKHEEMFEIFNMGVGLMLAVSPENVGRVKDLLDEPVYEIGRIVKKENESVIIK; this is translated from the coding sequence ATGACGAATAAAAATGCTTATGCGCAGTCTGGTGTGGATGTTGAAGCGGGTTATGAAGTAGTTGAACGAATAAAAAAACATGTGGCTCGCACGGAGCGTGCGGGTGTCATGGGAGCTCTTGGTGGTTTCGGTGGCATGTTTGACCTTTCAAAGACAGGTGTCAAAGAGCCGGTCTTGATCTCAGGGACTGACGGTGTCGGAACCAAGCTCATGCTGGCTATCAAGTACGACAAGCACGATACCATCGGGCAGGACTGTGTGGCTATGTGTGTCAACGATATTATTGCTGCAGGTGCGGAGCCTCTTTACTTCCTCGACTATGTGGCGACAGGGAAGAATGAACCAGCCAAGCTAGAACAAGTCGTCGCTGGTGTGGCAGAAGGTTGTGTGCAGGCAGGCGCTGCCCTCATCGGTGGGGAAACGGCTGAAATGCCTGGTATGTATGGCGAAGATGACTACGACTTGGCTGGTTTTGCAGTTGGTGTGGCTGAAAAATCTCAAATCATTGACGGCTCAAAGGTGGCAGAAGGCGATGTTCTTCTCGGGCTTGCTTCAAGTGGGATTCACTCAAATGGTTACTCACTTGTTCGTCGTGTCTTTGCCGACTATACAGGTGAGGAAGTCTTGCCAGAATTGGAAGGCAAGAAACTCAAGGAAGTCCTGCTTGAGCCGACTCGTATCTATGTCAAGGCTGTCTTACCGCTCATCAAAGAAGAGTTGGTCAACGGTATTGCCCATATCACTGGTGGTGGCTTTATCGAGAATGTCCCTCGTATGTTTGCGGATGACCTAGCTGCGGAAATTGAAGAAGACAAGGTTCCAGTGCTTCCGATTTTCAAAGCTCTTGAAAAATACGGTCAAATCAAGCATGAAGAAATGTTTGAAATCTTCAATATGGGTGTGGGACTCATGCTGGCAGTTAGCCCTGAAAATGTAGGTCGTGTCAAGGATTTGTTGGATGAACCAGTCTATGAAATTGGTCGCATCGTCAAGAAAGAAAACGAAAGTGTCATCATCAAATGA